The following coding sequences are from one Arthrobacter crystallopoietes window:
- a CDS encoding penicillin-binding protein, which produces MGRKNAALTSLHELMGSARSGYPEKERAWPARLAVWAGAVAVVALSAGTLVAPGAVAVSAGANTLVNLWEDLPEDLPLERSLPQHTVLLDKDGKEFARFYSENRIDIDVDDVSPTFLETLIDTEDARFYEHNGVDPYGITRAFVNNAVNASQQGASTLTQQLVQNILVNNARDETEESVAVGDTYNAKIRESKYAVRLEQQLSKDEILKMYVNAVYFGNRAYGIEAAARIYFNTSASKLNLTQSAMLVGMLKGPAVYDPVVHPEAATMRRNTVLSVLERRGTITAEEADAAREAPLGLERGSVPSSCGDSEYPFYCHLVREEILTNPAFGATPEQRADRLSRGGMTLTTGLDRQAMESSRKAVTKALGDKNRAALGVAVVEPGTGHVAAITQNRKWGKGKGATEVVYATSEFQVGSSMKPIVLGTALSQGVPASQRYSANGPYYSPSLDDPVEGFHNYGYINHGSVDAYEAIRKSINVYFVRLIEQTGVVDVAKFAEMLGVTSLPTDKLSGREASLALGAYEISPLEMANAYASFVSGGVVCKPVTVIAGIRSDTGEKIPVPDADCHQGIDPGVADTVADALKEPFKSGGTLSGMGKLKGREAGAKTGTTNDFSANWIVGMTPQFSTAVWLGDPRGGGQYPLDEVDAYGTTFYDLTGSEVAGPVWKATMEGAHKGLPAVPLPESAPVGVGTVTAKAIPDVRGLKVDEAITVLLRNNLTPVINKEPAKENPLYTPDTVTAQTPAPGSSLKYRQEVAITLSAGSDTSISVPAE; this is translated from the coding sequence ATGGGACGAAAAAACGCGGCATTGACAAGTCTCCATGAACTCATGGGGTCTGCTCGGTCGGGTTATCCGGAGAAGGAACGTGCGTGGCCGGCGCGCCTGGCCGTGTGGGCCGGAGCCGTGGCGGTTGTTGCGTTGAGTGCAGGGACGCTGGTCGCCCCGGGAGCGGTTGCGGTCTCGGCCGGAGCGAACACGCTGGTAAACCTCTGGGAGGACCTGCCCGAGGACCTGCCGCTGGAGCGTTCATTGCCCCAGCACACGGTGCTGCTGGACAAGGACGGCAAGGAGTTCGCCCGCTTCTACAGCGAGAACCGGATCGACATCGACGTCGACGACGTGTCGCCGACGTTCCTCGAGACGCTGATCGATACCGAAGACGCACGCTTCTACGAGCACAACGGAGTGGATCCGTACGGCATTACGCGGGCGTTCGTGAACAACGCCGTCAATGCCAGCCAGCAAGGTGCCTCCACCCTCACCCAGCAGCTGGTCCAGAACATCCTGGTCAACAACGCGCGCGACGAAACCGAAGAATCGGTCGCGGTGGGGGACACCTACAACGCGAAAATCCGCGAATCGAAGTACGCGGTCCGGCTCGAACAGCAGCTGAGCAAGGACGAAATCCTGAAGATGTACGTCAACGCGGTATATTTCGGCAACCGCGCCTACGGCATCGAGGCCGCTGCCCGGATCTACTTCAACACTTCGGCATCGAAGCTCAACCTGACGCAATCGGCGATGCTGGTGGGCATGCTCAAAGGGCCGGCAGTTTATGATCCGGTGGTCCATCCGGAAGCGGCGACGATGCGGCGGAACACCGTGCTCTCCGTGCTGGAACGACGGGGGACGATCACCGCCGAAGAAGCGGATGCCGCCCGGGAAGCGCCCTTGGGCCTTGAACGCGGATCTGTTCCCTCCAGTTGCGGCGACTCGGAGTATCCGTTCTACTGCCATTTGGTCCGCGAGGAAATTCTGACCAATCCGGCCTTCGGAGCCACACCCGAGCAAAGGGCGGACCGGCTATCACGCGGCGGGATGACCCTGACCACAGGATTGGACCGGCAGGCCATGGAGTCGTCCCGGAAAGCGGTGACCAAAGCACTGGGCGATAAGAACCGGGCCGCCCTCGGCGTCGCCGTCGTTGAACCGGGAACCGGCCATGTTGCGGCCATCACCCAGAACCGGAAGTGGGGTAAGGGCAAGGGCGCAACCGAGGTGGTTTACGCCACCAGCGAGTTCCAGGTCGGCTCCTCGATGAAGCCGATCGTGCTGGGCACGGCCCTGAGCCAGGGGGTTCCTGCCTCGCAGCGTTACTCCGCGAACGGGCCGTACTACTCGCCGTCGCTCGATGATCCGGTGGAGGGATTCCACAACTACGGCTACATCAACCACGGCAGCGTCGACGCCTACGAAGCCATCCGCAAGTCCATCAACGTGTATTTCGTCCGGCTGATCGAACAGACCGGAGTGGTGGACGTGGCAAAGTTCGCCGAAATGCTGGGAGTGACGTCTCTGCCGACGGACAAGCTCAGCGGCCGGGAAGCTTCCCTGGCACTGGGGGCGTATGAGATTTCGCCGCTCGAAATGGCCAACGCTTACGCCTCGTTCGTCAGCGGCGGCGTGGTGTGCAAACCGGTCACGGTGATCGCCGGGATCCGCAGCGATACCGGCGAGAAGATCCCGGTTCCCGATGCCGACTGCCATCAGGGTATTGATCCGGGCGTTGCCGATACGGTCGCGGACGCCCTGAAAGAGCCGTTCAAGTCCGGCGGCACTCTCTCCGGCATGGGCAAACTCAAGGGGCGCGAGGCCGGGGCCAAGACGGGCACAACCAACGATTTCTCCGCCAACTGGATTGTGGGGATGACGCCGCAGTTCTCGACGGCGGTGTGGCTTGGCGATCCGCGCGGTGGCGGCCAGTACCCGCTGGACGAAGTCGACGCCTACGGGACCACGTTCTACGATCTCACCGGTTCCGAGGTGGCCGGGCCCGTTTGGAAGGCCACGATGGAAGGTGCACACAAGGGACTGCCGGCGGTTCCGCTGCCCGAATCCGCGCCCGTCGGGGTAGGAACAGTTACTGCCAAAGCCATTCCCGACGTCCGCGGCCTGAAGGTGGACGAAGCCATCACGGTGCTGCTGCGGAACAACCTGACGCCGGTGATCAATAAAGAGCCGGCCAAGGAGAATCCGCTGTACACGCCGGATACGGTGACCGCGCAGACTCCGGCCCCCGGCAGCTCCTTGAAGTACCGGCAGGAAGTGGCAATCACTTTGAGCGCCGGTAGCGATACGTCGATCAGTGTTCCGGCCGAATAG
- a CDS encoding YajQ family cyclic di-GMP-binding protein, with protein MASESSFDVVSKVDTQEVANALNQAQKEIAQRYDFKGVGAEVDFSGEKILMKANSEERVKAVLDVLQSKLVKRGISLKSLDAGEPYASGKEYRIEASIKEGIAQDQAKKISKLIRDEGPKGVKAQIQGDELRVSSKSRDDLQSVMGMLKSADLDVDLQFINYR; from the coding sequence ATGGCCAGTGAGTCATCATTCGACGTCGTCAGCAAGGTAGACACCCAGGAAGTTGCCAACGCCCTCAACCAGGCGCAGAAGGAGATCGCGCAGCGGTATGACTTCAAGGGCGTCGGCGCAGAGGTGGACTTCAGCGGCGAGAAGATCCTGATGAAGGCCAACTCCGAGGAACGGGTCAAGGCCGTTCTGGATGTCCTCCAGTCCAAGCTGGTCAAGCGCGGCATCTCGCTGAAGTCCCTCGACGCCGGCGAGCCGTACGCTTCCGGCAAGGAGTACCGGATCGAGGCCTCGATTAAGGAGGGCATCGCCCAGGATCAGGCCAAGAAGATCTCCAAGCTCATCCGGGATGAAGGCCCCAAGGGAGTGAAGGCCCAGATCCAGGGCGATGAGCTGCGTGTGAGCTCCAAGTCGCGGGACGACCTGCAGTCAGTTATGGGGATGCTGAAGTCAGCTGACCTGGACGTAGATCTCCAGTTCATCAACTACCGCTGA
- a CDS encoding histidine phosphatase family protein codes for MRLLLIRHGQTPSNIKGLLDTAVPGPELTKLGHKQARALPKALDGEPIDALFASTAIRTQLTASPLATGMQLDVEIRDGVKEISAGQLEMLGDAESVRSYMTTVFAWSGGDLDRRMPGGPDGHETFGRFEEVVAEAEAAGLATAAIFSHGAMIRSWAGARAGNLSVPFVARQILSNTGVVVLEGSLATGWRALTWMGQAVGGAELADTLADGPTGDPVPAREEP; via the coding sequence ATGCGCCTGCTGCTGATCCGCCATGGCCAAACGCCGTCGAATATCAAAGGCCTGCTGGACACTGCCGTTCCCGGACCGGAGCTGACCAAGCTGGGCCACAAGCAGGCCCGTGCACTGCCAAAAGCCCTCGACGGCGAGCCGATCGACGCACTGTTCGCCTCAACCGCGATCCGAACCCAGCTGACCGCCTCGCCGCTTGCCACCGGGATGCAGCTGGACGTTGAAATTCGCGACGGCGTGAAGGAAATCTCGGCCGGACAGCTCGAGATGCTCGGCGACGCTGAATCCGTGCGCAGCTACATGACTACTGTCTTCGCCTGGTCCGGCGGAGATCTGGACCGGCGGATGCCGGGTGGGCCGGACGGCCACGAGACGTTCGGCCGCTTCGAAGAGGTAGTCGCCGAGGCCGAGGCCGCAGGGCTGGCAACTGCCGCCATTTTCAGCCACGGTGCCATGATCCGTAGTTGGGCCGGAGCGAGGGCCGGAAACCTGAGCGTGCCGTTCGTGGCGCGTCAGATTCTTAGCAACACCGGCGTGGTTGTCCTTGAGGGCAGCCTGGCCACCGGCTGGAGGGCACTGACCTGGATGGGCCAGGCCGTGGGCGGAGCCGAGCTGGCGGATACGCTGGCCGACGGGCCGACGGGTGATCCGGTTCCCGCACGGGAAGAGCCGTAA
- the htpX gene encoding zinc metalloprotease HtpX, whose product MHNHFNGLKTAGLLGVLFAILLGIGALLASGTGSSSWIWIMALIGVGTTAYSYWNSDKLAIRAMHAYPVTEQQQPQMYRIVRELSTRANQPMPRLYVSPTQAPNAFATGRNPQNSAVCCTEGILRLLTERELRGVLGHELMHVYNRDILTSSVAAAVAGVITSVAQFMLFFDGRDRNANPIALLAMSLLAPVAAMLIQMSISRTREYDADEDGAQLTDDPLALASALRKLQYGTQQAPLPQDQKLVNTSHLMIANPFRGGGLKKMFSTHPPMDDRVARLERMAGRTLG is encoded by the coding sequence GTGCACAATCATTTCAACGGTTTGAAGACAGCCGGCTTGCTCGGCGTTCTGTTTGCGATCCTGCTGGGCATCGGTGCCCTGCTGGCCAGCGGCACGGGCAGCAGCAGCTGGATCTGGATTATGGCCCTGATCGGTGTCGGCACCACGGCGTACAGCTACTGGAACAGCGACAAGCTCGCCATCCGCGCCATGCACGCGTACCCGGTGACTGAGCAGCAGCAGCCTCAGATGTACCGGATTGTCCGCGAGCTTTCCACCCGCGCCAACCAGCCGATGCCGCGGCTTTACGTCTCGCCTACGCAGGCGCCGAACGCCTTCGCCACCGGCCGCAATCCGCAGAACTCGGCGGTCTGCTGCACCGAGGGCATCCTCCGCCTGCTCACCGAGCGCGAGCTGCGCGGGGTGCTCGGCCACGAGCTGATGCACGTCTACAACCGCGACATCCTCACGTCCTCGGTGGCAGCCGCCGTAGCCGGTGTCATTACGTCGGTCGCCCAGTTCATGCTGTTCTTCGACGGCCGGGACCGCAACGCCAACCCCATCGCGCTGCTCGCCATGTCGCTGCTGGCGCCGGTTGCCGCCATGCTGATCCAGATGTCCATCAGCCGGACCAGGGAATACGACGCCGACGAGGACGGTGCGCAGCTGACCGACGATCCGCTGGCGCTGGCTTCGGCGCTGCGCAAACTACAGTACGGCACGCAGCAGGCGCCTTTGCCCCAGGACCAGAAACTGGTCAACACCAGCCACCTCATGATTGCCAACCCGTTCCGCGGCGGCGGGCTCAAGAAGATGTTCAGCACCCATCCGCCGATGGACGACCGGGTGGCCCGGCTGGAACGTATGGCGGGCCGGACCCTTGGCTAA
- a CDS encoding MFS transporter: MPKLFADTTPLKESLDFRRMWIGTSLSSIGAQLTLVAVSLEVYQLTQSTLAVGAIGIVGLVPLVLAGLYGGSVVDAHDRRKVALYSGLVLWACAGLFALHAWSGLGQVWLLYVLIAIHSAAAGLNQPARSAIVPRLVRREILPAANALTMMTFGLGMTIGPLLAGVLVANVGFGWTYTIDVVTFTAAIWAVFRLPPIPPEGEVRKAGLRSVLEGLQFLRTRPNIRMTFLVDMAAMVLAQPRALMPAIGALVIGGGEATAGILLAAVAAGAFLAALFSGPLGQIRRQGLAVLWCVAVWGAAVSAFGIVVVLAGRAEAAADGSISTWLVPAVACLMVAGAADTVSGVFRNTILQSATPDAMRGRLQGIFIVVVAGGPRLGDAVAGGNGEWLGEGFAAVAGGAGCIVAVWLLHKWQPRFARYDDRNPEP, translated from the coding sequence ATGCCCAAACTGTTCGCCGACACCACTCCGCTCAAGGAGAGCCTGGACTTTCGGCGGATGTGGATCGGGACCTCGTTGTCCTCGATCGGAGCCCAGCTCACGCTCGTGGCGGTCAGCCTCGAGGTCTACCAGCTCACGCAGTCGACCCTCGCGGTCGGCGCCATCGGCATCGTCGGACTGGTCCCGCTGGTACTGGCGGGACTATACGGCGGCTCGGTGGTGGACGCACACGACCGCCGGAAGGTCGCCCTCTACTCCGGCCTGGTGCTCTGGGCCTGTGCCGGGCTGTTCGCGCTGCATGCCTGGTCCGGGCTGGGGCAGGTCTGGCTGCTCTACGTCCTGATTGCCATCCATTCCGCCGCCGCCGGCCTCAACCAGCCGGCCCGCAGCGCCATTGTGCCCCGACTGGTCCGGCGGGAAATCCTTCCTGCTGCCAATGCCCTGACCATGATGACCTTCGGACTGGGTATGACCATCGGCCCGCTGCTCGCCGGTGTGCTCGTGGCCAACGTCGGGTTCGGCTGGACCTACACCATCGACGTCGTCACGTTTACCGCCGCCATCTGGGCCGTGTTCCGGCTGCCGCCGATCCCGCCGGAGGGCGAAGTCCGCAAGGCCGGCCTCCGGTCCGTCCTCGAGGGTTTGCAGTTCCTGCGCACCCGGCCCAACATCCGCATGACCTTCCTGGTGGACATGGCGGCCATGGTCCTGGCGCAGCCCCGCGCCCTGATGCCGGCCATTGGAGCATTGGTCATCGGCGGCGGGGAAGCGACGGCGGGCATCCTGCTGGCAGCAGTTGCTGCGGGTGCCTTTCTCGCGGCCCTCTTCTCCGGGCCCTTGGGCCAGATCCGCCGGCAGGGGTTGGCCGTGCTGTGGTGCGTGGCGGTCTGGGGAGCCGCGGTCTCGGCCTTTGGCATCGTCGTCGTTCTTGCCGGCAGGGCCGAAGCGGCGGCGGATGGAAGCATCAGCACCTGGCTGGTTCCGGCGGTGGCCTGCCTGATGGTCGCCGGGGCGGCAGATACCGTCAGCGGCGTGTTCCGCAACACCATCCTGCAATCGGCGACGCCGGACGCCATGCGCGGCCGGCTCCAGGGCATCTTCATCGTTGTCGTTGCCGGCGGGCCGCGGCTCGGGGATGCGGTGGCCGGCGGAAACGGGGAGTGGCTGGGCGAGGGGTTCGCCGCCGTCGCCGGGGGAGCGGGGTGCATCGTGGCGGTCTGGCTGCTGCATAAATGGCAGCCGCGCTTTGCCCGCTATGACGATAGGAACCCGGAGCCGTAA
- a CDS encoding esterase/lipase family protein: MTLRRGWAWLQDYAYVAYWQVHGFLFRDDPAPYLQAAGRKDQPVLLIPGIYEKWQFLKPIAEDLSQAGHPVHVVEPLGYNRGTVARMAELVSTYLAAADLQNVTIVAHSKGGLIGKYAMTIPGAAGRIARMVAINTPFSGSVYARFFLVPSIRAFSPSNSALRSLAAELSVNHRITSVYSTFDPHIPGGSELPGAENIELDLMGHFRIIGDSKVLEVIRSVLSGKGASGN; this comes from the coding sequence ATGACGCTCCGCCGCGGCTGGGCATGGCTGCAGGACTATGCCTATGTGGCTTATTGGCAGGTACACGGCTTCCTGTTCCGGGATGATCCGGCGCCTTATCTACAGGCAGCGGGGCGGAAGGACCAGCCGGTGCTGCTCATCCCGGGCATTTACGAAAAATGGCAGTTCCTCAAGCCCATCGCCGAGGACTTGAGCCAGGCGGGGCATCCGGTCCACGTGGTGGAGCCGCTCGGATACAACCGAGGCACCGTGGCCAGGATGGCTGAACTCGTCAGCACCTATCTGGCGGCGGCAGACCTGCAGAACGTGACCATAGTGGCCCACAGCAAAGGCGGGCTCATCGGCAAGTACGCCATGACCATACCGGGCGCCGCCGGACGCATTGCCCGCATGGTTGCCATCAACACTCCGTTTTCCGGTTCCGTCTACGCCCGCTTCTTCCTTGTTCCCAGCATCAGGGCCTTCTCGCCCAGCAACAGCGCCCTGCGTTCCCTCGCCGCCGAACTGTCCGTGAACCACCGGATCACCTCTGTCTACAGCACCTTTGACCCCCACATCCCCGGCGGCAGCGAACTACCGGGCGCGGAGAACATCGAGCTGGACCTGATGGGCCACTTCCGTATCATCGGCGACTCAAAGGTGCTCGAGGTGATCCGCAGCGTGCTGTCAGGGAAAGGTGCTTCCGGCAACTAG
- a CDS encoding alpha/beta fold hydrolase, which produces MFPAQEFTVEVEGREFKILTRGSGPETFVLVPGIGVSPRYFAPLARELAAYGAVHSVELPGFGGTRAPRQALSMPDFARLVRGALNSAGIGPAVLVGHSMGCQITAEMTVSHPELTRALVLLGPTTNRKERSALQQGWRLFQDTLREPPQVNFVVLSDYARSSKRWYLTTVPEMVGHRLEETVAQIDVPTLVLRGERDPIAPREWVAELGRACPGARIAEIRGEAHVAMFRRPRTVASYCLELAARA; this is translated from the coding sequence ATGTTTCCAGCCCAGGAGTTCACGGTGGAGGTAGAAGGCCGGGAATTCAAAATTCTGACCCGGGGGAGCGGGCCGGAAACCTTCGTACTGGTGCCCGGCATCGGTGTCTCGCCGCGCTATTTTGCCCCGCTGGCCCGCGAACTGGCTGCCTACGGCGCCGTGCATTCTGTTGAGCTGCCCGGATTCGGCGGTACCCGCGCTCCACGACAGGCGCTGTCGATGCCGGACTTCGCACGGCTAGTGCGGGGCGCGCTGAATTCTGCTGGAATTGGCCCGGCGGTGCTTGTAGGGCATTCGATGGGTTGCCAGATCACCGCGGAAATGACCGTCTCCCATCCCGAACTGACCCGCGCCTTGGTGCTGCTGGGGCCTACGACGAACCGGAAGGAGCGCAGCGCCCTTCAGCAAGGGTGGCGGCTGTTCCAGGACACGCTGAGGGAACCGCCCCAGGTCAATTTCGTGGTGCTGAGCGACTATGCGCGGTCGAGCAAGCGTTGGTACCTAACCACCGTCCCTGAAATGGTCGGGCACCGGCTGGAGGAAACAGTGGCCCAGATTGACGTGCCCACGCTGGTCCTGCGCGGTGAACGCGACCCGATCGCGCCGCGCGAGTGGGTTGCTGAACTTGGGCGGGCATGCCCCGGCGCGCGGATTGCGGAAATCCGGGGCGAGGCCCACGTGGCGATGTTCCGCCGGCCCAGGACTGTCGCTTCCTACTGCCTGGAATTGGCGGCACGAGCATGA
- a CDS encoding Fur family transcriptional regulator produces MVDMREPEDLLREAMLRVTRPRTAVLEAVRAHPHADADTITGVVKAELGTVSKQAVYDVLAALTDARLVRRIVPSGSPARFEARVGDNHHHLVCRSCGGIEDVDCAVGAAPCLSASDDHGFTIDEAEVTYWGICPACTAKKDLHNGRSDKEQ; encoded by the coding sequence ATGGTCGATATGAGGGAGCCGGAGGACTTGCTGCGTGAAGCCATGCTTCGCGTGACCCGTCCACGGACTGCAGTGCTGGAGGCCGTCCGTGCCCACCCGCACGCCGATGCCGACACCATCACCGGTGTGGTGAAGGCCGAACTCGGCACTGTCTCGAAGCAAGCCGTCTATGACGTGCTCGCAGCGCTGACCGATGCCAGGCTGGTGCGCCGGATCGTGCCGTCAGGTTCACCGGCCCGCTTCGAGGCCCGGGTTGGCGACAACCACCACCACCTGGTGTGCCGGTCCTGCGGAGGGATCGAAGACGTGGACTGCGCCGTTGGCGCCGCACCGTGTCTCTCGGCCTCCGATGACCACGGCTTCACGATTGATGAAGCCGAGGTCACGTACTGGGGCATCTGTCCGGCCTGCACTGCCAAAAAAGACCTTCACAATGGAAGATCCGACAAGGAGCAATAG
- a CDS encoding catalase, whose product MAENTKPLTTVAGAPVADNQDSLTAGPRGPMLLQDVWFLEKLAHFDREVIPERRMHAKGSGAFGTFTVTNDITKYSSAKIFSEVGKKTEMFARFSTVAGERGAADAERDIRGFSLKFYTEEGNWDIVGNNTPVFFFRDPLKFPDLNHAVKRDPRSNLRNAENNWDFWTNLPEALHQVTIVMSDRGIPASYRHMHGFGSHTFSFINDAGERFWVKFHHRTQQGIKNLTDAEAAKLVGDDRESHQRDLFDSIEKGDFPKWKLMVQIMPEADAETYKYHPFDLTKVWSKKDYPLIEVGEWELNRNPDNYFADVEQAAFSPANVVPGISFSPDRMLQGRLFSYGDAQRYRLGVNHHQIPVNYPRGAKVVNSYHRDGAMRIDGNQGATPGIEPNSYGRWQEQPAYRDPAQAVGAIADRFNYREDDANYFEQPGILFREKMTAEQKQVLFENTARAIDGASEATIERHIANCTKADPAYGEGVRKAIEALRAGKLSETDVNSDSV is encoded by the coding sequence ATGGCTGAAAACACCAAGCCGCTGACAACCGTTGCGGGCGCGCCCGTCGCGGATAACCAGGACAGCCTGACCGCCGGCCCGCGCGGTCCGATGCTGCTCCAGGACGTCTGGTTCCTGGAGAAGCTCGCCCACTTCGACCGCGAAGTGATCCCCGAGCGCCGTATGCACGCAAAGGGCTCGGGCGCCTTCGGTACGTTCACGGTGACCAACGACATCACCAAGTACAGCAGCGCCAAGATCTTCTCCGAGGTCGGCAAGAAGACCGAAATGTTCGCCCGTTTCTCCACCGTTGCCGGTGAGCGCGGTGCCGCCGACGCCGAGCGCGACATCCGCGGCTTCTCCCTGAAGTTCTACACCGAAGAGGGCAACTGGGACATCGTCGGCAACAACACCCCGGTCTTCTTCTTCCGCGACCCGCTGAAGTTCCCCGACCTCAACCACGCAGTGAAGCGTGACCCGCGCAGCAACCTGCGCAATGCCGAGAACAACTGGGACTTCTGGACCAACCTTCCTGAGGCTCTGCACCAGGTCACCATCGTCATGTCCGACCGCGGCATCCCGGCCTCATACCGCCACATGCACGGCTTCGGTTCGCACACCTTCAGCTTCATTAACGACGCCGGTGAGCGCTTCTGGGTTAAGTTCCACCACCGCACGCAGCAGGGCATCAAGAACCTCACCGATGCCGAAGCAGCCAAGCTGGTCGGTGACGACCGCGAGTCGCACCAGCGCGACCTGTTCGACTCGATCGAAAAGGGCGACTTCCCCAAGTGGAAGCTCATGGTCCAGATCATGCCCGAGGCTGACGCGGAGACCTACAAGTACCACCCGTTCGATCTCACCAAGGTCTGGTCCAAGAAGGACTACCCGCTGATCGAGGTTGGCGAGTGGGAACTGAACCGTAACCCTGACAACTACTTCGCTGACGTCGAGCAGGCCGCCTTCTCGCCGGCCAACGTCGTACCGGGCATCAGCTTCTCCCCGGACCGCATGCTGCAGGGCCGCTTGTTCTCCTACGGCGACGCACAGCGCTACCGCCTGGGTGTCAACCACCACCAGATCCCGGTCAACTACCCGCGCGGCGCCAAGGTGGTCAACTCCTACCACCGCGACGGCGCAATGCGCATCGACGGCAACCAAGGTGCCACCCCGGGCATCGAGCCGAACTCCTACGGCCGCTGGCAGGAGCAGCCGGCGTACCGCGATCCGGCACAGGCCGTGGGCGCGATCGCCGACCGGTTCAACTACCGCGAGGATGACGCCAACTACTTCGAGCAGCCCGGCATACTCTTCCGCGAGAAGATGACCGCCGAGCAGAAGCAGGTGCTCTTCGAGAACACCGCCCGCGCCATCGACGGTGCTTCCGAAGCCACCATCGAGCGGCACATCGCCAACTGCACGAAGGCCGATCCGGCTTACGGCGAAGGCGTCCGTAAGGCCATTGAGGCACTGCGGGCCGGCAAGCTTTCCGAGACGGACGTAAACTCCGACTCGGTCTAA
- a CDS encoding ankyrin repeat domain-containing protein, protein MDLAREGNTSELAEFLDHGLQVDVLDSDRNTLLMLAAYHGQEETVAMLLERGANPDIRNVRDQSPIAGALFKGEDAVVTKLLAAGADLDAGTPTARDAAKMFGREHLLEK, encoded by the coding sequence ATGGACCTGGCCCGTGAAGGCAACACCAGCGAACTTGCCGAGTTTCTCGACCATGGTCTGCAGGTGGACGTGCTCGATTCGGACCGCAACACCCTGCTGATGCTGGCTGCCTACCACGGGCAGGAAGAGACGGTGGCGATGTTACTCGAACGCGGAGCCAATCCCGACATCCGGAATGTCCGCGACCAGTCGCCGATCGCCGGGGCACTGTTCAAGGGCGAAGACGCCGTAGTGACCAAGCTTCTGGCCGCCGGTGCCGATCTCGATGCCGGCACCCCGACCGCGCGCGACGCAGCCAAGATGTTCGGCCGGGAACACCTGCTGGAGAAATAG
- a CDS encoding TetR/AcrR family transcriptional regulator, translated as MARPQNLQRKPQLLAGILDYLQDKNLAGLSFRSLAEGLGISSYMLVYHFGTREQLVAEIVAQVQAGLAAPPRAQMLQLAPEGFREQMLRFWSQSMTARGRQLQRLGFEAAMQDPGGAFGNHSADLYGGWQDVATGWLRAKGLGPETAEVEGRLFAAGVHGLLYEHVLTGQTQQTTAAFRRLLDRYLSYAQSSPRLEQ; from the coding sequence ATGGCCAGACCGCAGAATCTCCAGCGCAAGCCGCAACTGCTGGCGGGCATTCTGGATTATTTGCAGGACAAGAACCTTGCTGGTCTGTCCTTCCGGTCCTTGGCGGAAGGGCTGGGGATCAGCAGTTACATGCTCGTCTATCACTTCGGTACCAGAGAACAGTTGGTTGCCGAAATCGTGGCCCAGGTCCAAGCCGGTTTGGCGGCGCCGCCGCGTGCCCAAATGCTCCAGCTGGCACCCGAGGGGTTCCGCGAGCAGATGCTCCGGTTCTGGAGCCAGTCGATGACGGCTCGGGGGCGGCAGCTCCAGCGGCTCGGTTTCGAAGCTGCGATGCAGGATCCGGGAGGGGCATTCGGCAACCACTCCGCCGACCTCTATGGCGGCTGGCAGGACGTCGCTACCGGCTGGCTGCGGGCCAAGGGGCTAGGCCCGGAGACGGCAGAAGTCGAAGGGCGCCTCTTTGCGGCAGGGGTCCATGGCCTGCTGTACGAGCATGTGCTCACCGGCCAAACGCAACAAACGACGGCGGCCTTCCGCCGATTGCTCGATCGTTACCTCTCGTACGCTCAGTCTTCCCCTAGGCTGGAGCAGTGA